ATCTCACTTTTGATGGGAGTTTTGTGAAAGAGGAGAACGGTGAACAATCCAACACCTCAGAGATCCCCTCATCAGGAATCTCAATTAGCAAAACTCctattatgaaaatgaaaaacaaaaccgAGACTAAACGAATTGCTGTTTTCCACAATGTAGCTGAAGACATTCCTGgtgaagaaaaggaaactgaaaatgaGCCAGACTGCGAGGAAGTAGTCGAAAATCCACAATCAGCCGTTTCCGAGTCCAAAATGAACAATCCAGCTGCTTGTGGTGCAGCAGATACAACTAGCCCCGTAATGACGCCAGCGCCCGTGATTCAACCTGGGGTGGCACAGGTAATAACTGCTGTCACGGCTCCACAGAACTCTAACTTGATTCCAAAAGTCTTAATACCTGTAAACAGCATTCCAACCTACAACACTTCTTTGGATAACAATCCTCTTCTGCTCAACACCTATAACAAATTTCCCTATCCAACCATGTCAGAAATCACCGTTCTCTCTGCTCAAGCTAAATATACTGAGGAACAGATTAAAATATGGTTTTCTGCCCAACGTCTGAAACATGGTGTGAGCTGGACGCCAGAAGAAGTGGAAGAAGCAAGGAGGAAGCAATTTAATGGCACTGTGCATACAGTACCACAGACAATTACGGTTATTCCAGCACACATTTCAGCAGCTGGCAATGGTTTGCCATCCATCTTGCAGACATGCCAAATAGTTGGTCAGCCAGGTCTTGTCCTCACTCAAGTTGCTGGTACAAACACATTGCCAGTAACAGCCCCTATAGCTCTGACAGTAGCAGGAGTCCCAAATCAGACACAGTTACAGAAGAGCCAGATCCATACCGCCCAGCCTGTTGCAGAAACCAAGCAAGTAGCTGCCATTCCAGCCCCTCAGCTTATCAAACACGAAACCACGTTAGTAAATCCAGATTCATTCGGCATCCGTGCAAAGAAGACGAAAGAACAGCTGGCGGAATTAAAAATCAGCTACCTTAAAAATCAGTTCCCTCATGATTCAGAGATTATTAGGCTCATGAAAATAACAGGCCTGACCAAAGGAGAAATCAAAAAGTGGTTCAGCGATACACGATACAACCAGAGAAACTCAAAAAATAATCACGGCATTCATCTCAACAACGATTCTTCCACCACCATTATTATTGATTCAAGTGATGAAACAAATGAGTCCCCAACAGTAGTCACGCCACAACATAAGCAATCGTGGAATGCGTTCCCTGATTTCACCCCACAGAAATTCAAAGAAAAGACTGCTGAACAGTTGCACAACCTCCAAGCAAGTTTTCTCAATAACCCTATCCTGACCGACGAAGAGCTGAATAGGTTAAGGGCACAAACTAAACTGACCAGGCGAGAGATCAATGCCTGGtttacagagagaaagaaaacaaatgctttAAAGGAAGAAGAAGCTGAGTTAAAAGAGAGTAGTGCAAGCAGTTCAAAAGATGAGGCTGGAGAAACCTCTCAGGGAGAGGGATCTGTATGGCTACGGTCAGGGGGTTCTGCAAGCAAGGTGGGTAAAAAGTCACCAGAGCAGTTACATATGCTTAAAAGTTCATTTGTCCGTACTCAGTGGCCATCCCCACAAGAATATGACAAACTGGCAGAAGAAACTGGCCTCCCGCGATCGGACATTGTTAGCTGGTTTGGAGATACTCGCTATGCCTGGAAAAATGGTGGTTTGAAATGGTACTATTACTACCAGGGTTCCAGTGGGAATTGTATGAATGGTCAAGGCTTTGTcagaaggagggggagagggagaccaaaaggaaggggaagaggaaggccTCGTGGGCGGCCTCGGGGAAGCAAAAGGATAAACAACTGGGACAGAGGATCGTCAGTCATCAAATTCAAAACTGGAACAGCGATCCTTAAGGATTATTATATGAAGCATAAATTCCTCAACGAGCAAGACCTTGATGAACTTGTTGCCAAATCTCACATGGGATATGAGCAGGTCAGAGAGTGGTTTGCAGAAAGGCAAAGAAGATCAGAGCTAGGCATAGAGCTGTTTGAGGAGAATGAGGACGAAGAAGAAATGCTGGATgatcaggaagaggaggaagaaacgGATGATAGTGACACTTGGGAACCCCCCCGACATGTTAAGCGTAAATTCTCAAAATCAGATTGACATGTAAGTTTGGGGCTTGGGGCAAAAAACCCATAAATTATATCTGACATTATTTTGAAGAGCCAAATAGTTTTTAAAGGCTTTCCGTTTTAGTGAACACCTGCCTAGCATGTTCCCTCCACCTGAGAGAGTGGACAAGATGCTACCTGTGCAGCCACCAAATATTTGCTTCCTGGCTAGCAGAGATGGATATGCTCAGTGCTTACTCAGGGTTTGGAACTATAAATCCAACCCaaattctgctgctgctcctcttcctcctccacatcaCTGCTGAGGGCTCATCATTTAAGTgactatttataaatatttaattgcCTTGTGTTTAATTCCAAAAAAACACAGCTGCATTTTTCATTGTTATAGGAGAAAATAACCCGCTCTTGGAGGAGGAAAATATAAAAACCTAATATGTCTTTTTGCAAACCTCGTTTTACCTCCTAAGGCTTCAGAgcttttggtgtttgttttttaaaggaaagaattcaaaaacagaaaagaaggggaaaactGTGACAAAGGAATCAATAACCACAGGGGTGAGGATTACTTGGTTTTAGAAAATAGGTGAAATGAGTGTCATGTTTTTCAAAGTGTTTCAGGTTTACGGAACTTCTGCTGAAAATGTCTTTGTTATCATGAGCTGAGTCAGTTTAAATGTAGGGCTATAAGGTGCTATTCATTAAACTTAATCAGTATATCCAGAAATCCATTCTACatccatttaatttaaatgcaTGGTAGACCTGATGTGATCCATATTTTTTTGCTTACGCATTTGGTTTTATGTTGGAAAATGGTAACATAAAAGTCCTTGAAATCAAGTGCAGTATTCTGAAAAAGGTAAATATGCAGACGAGTTAGGAAAGTTGCTTTAAAAACTGTTCAGAATCAGCTGCTTTGTTTAGAAACAAAGACATGAAAAGACAGGGCAGAGATTAAAAGCATCTGCAAAGTCACTGAATGCTAGGAAAAAGACTTCAGCTTTTTAAAGTAGCTATGGCAGAACCCCAGTATTTTAACTCTTAGAGAAAATTAAAACATGACTGCTGTTGCCTCTTAGTCTTTGGGTGTAACAAATGATATGTGTACACATCTCACTTTTCGTCTCTAGTGGCAGCCCAGCTGAACAGTTTGCATGCAAGATTAACCATACTCCATCCTTATGGATTCAGCCCATCAGTGTGATGATTACTTCCATGAATGTGTAGGGCAATAAAACTACACGGTCAACTATTCTGGTTTCAACTCAAAGTTTGACCTACCTGGACTGAACTCCAGAAGTATTTGAATCTGATAGGGAATGTCTTCTGAATCTTAAATATTAGTTTCTCTAAAAATCAACCACTTGGTCCCAAGAAAAAAGAATTTTCCAGTGCTTGAACAGACCGCTTTAAAACAATGGTCTAGATTCACTAAATACCGCTCAGGAAGGTGCCTCACACTAAGGATAGGCAGTCAGTGTTTCTACTGCCATCTTCCCTTATTTCCTGCTAGAAGGAGAAGCAACTTAAAATTTCACTAGGTCTTTGAATTCCACCATGGAGAAGAGATGCTGAAACAATATCCTGGTCCCCTGGCCAGTGCTGTCTACTTTTTGGGTGGCATTAGCCCCTACAAAAAACATCCTGTTATCACACACATTCTCCCTTTGTGCCTTCTCCCCAGTGGGCACCCTGCTTTCAGGGGCCTATAGAAGGCAGCGTAAACCTGAGTCAAATCTATCCCAGTGTTTCTGCACCTTCAGTAACCAAGTTCAGAACTCCTGGGGCTCTCTTCTTCCTCGCAGAGATAAGTGGTGACAAAAGATCAATCACTTTCCCTCTGACCATGAGCTTCTGAAGCTGTGGAGACCAGTAGCTCTTACAAAGCGCTCGCTCTCGCTCTCTGATTATGGCTGACAGATCAaacaaaaaagaagggaaaaatatGCTTTCTCTAGGAAACATCTTGCAGCGGACTATTTGTGTTTAATTTGTGCTCCCTCTCCAGACATATCTGCAGCCACCTCTGTAATCTGATGTCTAAAGTGCTGGCTCAGCTGCAGGAGGATACTCTGTCTGTCTGAAATTCCAAAGCATGTGATCGAGTGTGTTCTCCTTGTCTGTTCAATATTACAGACAAATGTTAAGGCAGTATGCATTTGAGCCTATGTTGCAGGATTCAACTTTGGAAGTATCGGGTGGCTTGAGGGACCAGAACAGAGCACCAAAAGTCCAGCAGTGTGATTGGTCTTTTGTTGGTACCTATCACTGTGAGGATAAATTATAACCCCTGCAATAAATGTAATTACCAGTTACAACTTTGGGGGAAGCACACTGATGTTTCCAGTGGAGTTCATGACCCTGGATATATGCTAGTTTGACAAGAGATCAGTATCTGGCCTATTCTTTTTGGGCTTCAACTTCTAAAACTGTCTCAGTGATTAACAAATAGTCTTGTTAGGCTGATGCTGATATAGATGAGGCTGTTGCGCAAGCCAgaagaaaaatctttttaaaaaaagtcatgttAATTTCAAGCTCCATTGCAAATATAGGGTCAAAAATCAGTGTTTGCCAAATGGGAAACGACAAAACCAGTAGGGAGAGAAACACTATTTTTGAGCTTCCAATAATATTAAACCCTGAAAATCCTTGGCACTGTCTCTCTATTAAGGCAAATCCAGGCTTTGCTTCTTTAGGGGTGACCAGAAGTTTagatttttcttttacattgttaaaataaactttttcctgttttcttAAGAGATTGTTTTTAGGCCAATATTGaactgaactttttaaaaaatgtggtatGATCTAATTGGGAAGATCTCCAGATCACTTTGGATGTGGTCTCTTAAATATCACCACATACGAAATGAGAGAGACATGAAGGGATAATAGATTTAAGTATTTATTCTGATACTCCTGGGAGGAAAGTCTTTCAGTAAAATACTCTGAGGATTACTTTTAACATATACTGGGAcagattctcaactggtataaatgatatagctccattgactccaatggagttacAGTGACTTacacgagctgaggatctggaccactACCTCTTTGAATTCTGGaagatgtaaaacaaaacaaacactaggGGCCTGCTCATGGGAAGAGTTGAGCATCCACCACCCTTATTAAAGACAAATTGAGTGTTCTGAGCCTCCCAAGACTGAGCATGATGATAAAATGCTGACTAGAATAACCAGTGACGTTCCTAGGAATTGTGTGCGCTCAGCACTGCTCATAATCTGGCCCTATTAACagacccttaaaaaaaaataattaccaTTTATAGCATTTATACATTTCTGTGGAGAGGAGGGGGTTCCTTCTTATGGATGCTTCTGTCATCTCACCACAACTGACATGAAAATGAATCACTAAAAAGTACTGTCTGTGTGGAAGACTGCAGGATTGTCTGTTTCTGTAATTGTAGCAAAGGCAGGTAAGAAGCAAAATGTACTTTACAACAGTGGCTCCAAAGTCTTGCTGCTCAGCCCTGCGATGCGCTGCTGATGCTTGCCTCCctctgtgggtttgtgtgtgcttGGAAATTGACTGAAATAAACTATTCTGGAATAATCATCACTTGGATTAAGCTAAATCAGAgaaaggcactcttattctggaataagagtgtccatacAGAGGCTTATACTGAAATAACTATTTCCAATAATTATTTGGGAATAgctattttggtaaatttccaaATGTAGAAAAGCCTTTATTATTTCTGTAAAGCTTGGAATGTCAAGATCAGAAGTAGTCTAGGCTCTCTGTGATGGCATTAAAGCATGTACTGTTGAGTGGGAGATGTGGGGGAACTGTCTTGTAGAGCTCAAGTCTTAGCCCTAGATAGATGGTGGAGTTGAACAAAAAAAAGATTAGGAACCAGTGTTTTAGAATGCACCTGTGGATGTGGCTGGCTGAGAACAAATACAGAGCCAGaatgttctccttccttttcctctgATGTTTCTACCAAGAATATCTGATCTGATTATGTAGTTGCTGCTGCCTTTGAATCTTAGCTGATGGAAAAATAAAGAAGTTTCCATGCCAGAATGGGGAGAGACATGAGACATGAAAAGAAACGGGTGTCTGGGTGGGCTCATGGTCCAGTGTTACCACGGTATGCTGCCTCCTAGGAGAATCCCTCAAGCACTATGCAACCAGCTCATTTGGCTCTTAAGGAAGAGGGAGTGTTTGATATCTTTCAAGTGATCCTCTCCTACAGACCCAGAACTGCTGTTGGCTGGCTGTAGAGGGAGTCAAAGCCAGCCTTCCGTGGCCACATGGATGAGATCCACCAGATACAAGTCCTTTGAGAAGAGGGGCAAATGGAGAAGCCTGGAAATTTTTCTTCACTTGCCcagaaaaaaatccacttctcTAAAATTTCATAAGCAAACCATGATCCATTTCTTGTTCTGTCAGAATAGCAAGGGGTGTAATAAGCTAGGTTTTGTGCCCCTTTCCTCCCTCACTTTAACTATTATGAACTGCTGCATAGCGTTGAATGCAAAGAAGGAGCTAAttccttttcctcccttttttctaCATAATGATGGAACTTGAGTGATTTTTCCCAGTACACGATAAAAGTTGGGCCACTCAGTGTGTGCGTTTGTCCACCAGACTATTGAAATTGCTTCTGAATAAATGCGTACGAAGCTTCCCTACCTAGCTGTAATATTGATCGCTGGGGATCATGTGAATGCagtacgcccccccccccccccccgaggaatCTTTCACATGTTGCTTACAGACTTTGGGCAAAATCCTGTCCCCGTTGTGATCGCTGGGGATCTCTGATGCAGCTGAAGAGATTTCTTTCTGCTGTACAGGGTTGGGGCAGGATTTCTGGAGCCACCACACAAGAGGTACAAAGCCCAGAGATGTAGATCCATTAGCTCCTTCTCCCCCTGAAGTGGGAGCACAGCAGTAGCTAGGACAGTTGCAGTCTCAGGCCATGTAATAGCTGTGCTGCCACTCctcagctcagggctggggaggggtatTGCCCCTTTTGCACTAATGGATCACTCTAGTTGGATGCTTAGTGTTTCCTTCTGTAATTATGACATGCTTGGCTTCAGCCACCTGACAGCGGTGGAGCCAGCACCATACCTGTATATATTCATAGTACCTCCCAAAGAGAGAAGGCAAGTTTTCCAGCTGCTGTCTTGCTAATACCCAAACCCCAACCTGGAAGCTTGAAAACTGGGCAAGCAGTGAAATAATATTGACTGTCAGGGATTTAATTGGGCTTTGCTTGGCAATAGGGCTTAAAAAACATTAGCTACTAATGAAGAGATATGAATATTAGTGATCAAGAGATCAATAAATATATTGAAAATTGTTCAAACTGGTAGAATCATATAAACTACAGATGGAAAAGATCTATGAAAGAGTCCATTCCCTAACCCTCCCTATGCAATGCTGGATTGTTTCCTGCTCTGTCTAGGTTTTAAATACCTTGTGTGTCATAGGATAAACAGACTTCGCAAATAGTATGGCAGGGGCTTCAAGTTACTTTGGAGCTTTTGTACTGTATTAGTATTATGGAGAAAATGACTCAAAATGAGGACAGTTAAAGAAGAAACAAATTAATAATAGTTCTTTGCACTTTATATAGCAATTTTCGTCCCACTATCTCAAACCACTTTACAGAGGTGTgagattattatccccattctgaaATGGGAACACTGAGGCTTAGAAGGGTTAAGGCCTATATTCTTAAACTTAATGGCCTGATGTTTCCCAGGTATTGAGTTCCAGTacgtgccactgacttcagtgagctcactgggtgctcagcacctctgaaaactcgGCAGTTTTTTAGCTCCTTGACTGTGAGTACTAAAGTTCGAAAAATTTGGCTTAAGTAAGattcccaaggtcacagagtggTCATTAATAATTCTATGGCACTCTTCACAGGAATATGAATTAACTTGTGTCCTGGCCAAGTTCCAGCTTTGATCATTGCATTTGGTACCTGAATTCTCTCTGCAGTTTGTTAGATATGGTACTTGCCTTCCTTTGCTGTCCTAAACTATTGTGTGGTGTTGTACCTTTTTTCCACGCCACCTCCACATTTCACCCCAGAGCTGGCAGCACTATAGTTGTGGCTGAAATGGTGCCTGGATCTAATAGTCTGTCTTATATTTCAATTTCAGTTTGTAGAGCATTTGgaggtgaaaggtgctatagacaTCTTGCGTTTTATTTATCGCAGCACAGTAAATTAAGTTGAGATATTATTTGCCTTCTATTGAGTAAAGTGTTCCATGTGCCTCTTCGGATCAAAAAGATTCCATGATACTTTCCCTAAATTATCTGCTAACATAACGGGAAAGCATGAGTTGCAAAGCCATCAGCTGTGTTCTGACAAGACAAACCACAGGAATTCCTGGTATGTTATGACTTCCAAGTAGCTTTCTTCCttagtcccagcttctgaaaatgtttctaGATATGTCAAGTAGTCTGATCTGGGCATATTTGCAGTTTGTATAATACCAATATTAAAAATTAGTTGTCCTCCCTGGGAAGGCTTTATTTATAGAAAATGTTGCACTGGATTCCACTCTTCATGTGCACAGGAGAGTTAACAGGAATCAATTTGGTTTACATAAATGATAGTGCTCTGCAGTTTTCAGTAACTGCAATATATTTGTGTCTTGTTTCACATGTGAAATGCAATCAAGTTAATGCTTTGTAGGGTATTTCAAGTACAAGAAAAGTGATTGACTAATGACCAGCAAGGCTTTGGGAGGTGAACAGCATGTAGCAAGCAGTATGATCTACATCTGCTGTATGTGATCATGTTAAAGGAAGCTGTTGTGGCATTTTAGAAAAAAGCGTTTCTCTTGAATGATTCAGTAGCTTACAGTGTCTTTCCTTTGTAGCTGCCCAAAGTGGTGAAGGGGAAGCAAGATATCTGGTTTACTGTGAATGGGCCTAATCTTTCGTGAAACCAAGAAAATTTTGGGACACACACAGGATTGAATACTCAAAAGGATTGGAACTTAGTGTTGTGCCAAAGTTAAACTACTGCAGCTGGTAGAAGTTCTGCACTGTAAATAGAAGACTGATTAAAAGACTACTTGTAAATCACATTTTAATACAGTACATTTTTATTCTGATACATGATGGAAACTTTCTGTTTTAGACCTTTTTTGAAGGGGCTTCAGTGACCACTAGATTTTTGTCCAGCTTAATACTGTACGTTCTAGTAAGATGGGCTTTATTGCCTGTGTTCTTTGATATGTGATTAAGCTTATAGCTTTGAGTGACCAAACATTTTACAGAGTAAAAGTTCTTAGAAAAAGTAAATGTAACTGATATTTGTGTCTTATTTATCAGGCTCTGCACAAACTTTGAAAGTTGTGCATGCACTTGTACAACTTACACATACAATTGggaatgcatgggattcttctcaACATTACAAAACTAAGCCTTATGGCATTATGGATCATTATGGATCTTGTctttggatttcttttttttgAGGTGAAGATATGAATGAGTGCCactgttaaaatatttgtaatttccATTATTGCTTTCAGTAGAGGCCTAGTTTGCTTTAACGCCTGAAGAAAATAAcaagggaaagaggaaaataaaaagaagctGTCAGAAGAATGAATACTGAGGGAACCACTGAAATAAACTTTGTACCAAAAACTTGAAAACAGAAATAAT
The Natator depressus isolate rNatDep1 chromosome 2, rNatDep2.hap1, whole genome shotgun sequence DNA segment above includes these coding regions:
- the ZHX1 gene encoding zinc fingers and homeoboxes protein 1, translating into MASKRKSTTPCMVLASEQDPDLEMISDLDEGPPLLTPAENATAESISSDEDIQEYMDSDNQQNKKVEGGYECKYCTFQTPDLNMFTFHVDSEHPNVVLNSSYVCVECNFLTKRYDALSEHNLKYHPGEENFKLTMVKRNNQTIFEQTVNDLTFDGSFVKEENGEQSNTSEIPSSGISISKTPIMKMKNKTETKRIAVFHNVAEDIPGEEKETENEPDCEEVVENPQSAVSESKMNNPAACGAADTTSPVMTPAPVIQPGVAQVITAVTAPQNSNLIPKVLIPVNSIPTYNTSLDNNPLLLNTYNKFPYPTMSEITVLSAQAKYTEEQIKIWFSAQRLKHGVSWTPEEVEEARRKQFNGTVHTVPQTITVIPAHISAAGNGLPSILQTCQIVGQPGLVLTQVAGTNTLPVTAPIALTVAGVPNQTQLQKSQIHTAQPVAETKQVAAIPAPQLIKHETTLVNPDSFGIRAKKTKEQLAELKISYLKNQFPHDSEIIRLMKITGLTKGEIKKWFSDTRYNQRNSKNNHGIHLNNDSSTTIIIDSSDETNESPTVVTPQHKQSWNAFPDFTPQKFKEKTAEQLHNLQASFLNNPILTDEELNRLRAQTKLTRREINAWFTERKKTNALKEEEAELKESSASSSKDEAGETSQGEGSVWLRSGGSASKVGKKSPEQLHMLKSSFVRTQWPSPQEYDKLAEETGLPRSDIVSWFGDTRYAWKNGGLKWYYYYQGSSGNCMNGQGFVRRRGRGRPKGRGRGRPRGRPRGSKRINNWDRGSSVIKFKTGTAILKDYYMKHKFLNEQDLDELVAKSHMGYEQVREWFAERQRRSELGIELFEENEDEEEMLDDQEEEEETDDSDTWEPPRHVKRKFSKSD